Within Mongoliitalea daihaiensis, the genomic segment GATGATGCATCCTTTAAATTAGTTATTTATGTTACATGTTTTTAAAAATAGAAAATTTAGCTCTATATTTGTAACACACTTTTTAATCAAACTAACATGAATCAAGATCAAATCATCGGAAAAAATTTGCAAGCTCTTCGCAAGAAATTAGGTTTTACGCAGGATCAAGTTGCCGCTTATCTTCAAATAAATCGTGAAGAAGTGAGCTATTATGAAAATGGTAGCCGTACCGCATCTACCAAAATCCTTAGTCATTTGGCGAATTTGTATGGAGTGGATGAATATGATTTTTACGAAGAGGATTTAGATTTGGCCAACGTTAATCTTGCTTTGGCATTTAGGGCAGAAAATATCAAATCCACTGATTTGGAACAGATCGCTAAATTCAAAAAGATCGTTAGAAATTATCTCAGTATGAAATCCTTATTGGAGCATGAACCAACTCATTCTTGAAAAATATGCTTCAAATTTTCGGGCTCAGCTCGGATATAGTAATACCGAAAGCATTCATCTTAAAAGTTTACTTCATAAGTTAGGAGTACTGGCAGTCTTCAGACCTCTCGATATGGCCTTGTCTGGGATTGCCATCAAATCGGGAGATTCCAACCACTTTATGCTGATTAATACAGCTAGAACCCTTGGACATCAACATTTCACGATATGCCATGAACTTTATCATTTGTTTATTCAGGAAGGATTTGATTATCAAGTTTGTCAGGTAGGTCTGTTTGATAAAAAAGACAAGGAAGAGTATAATGCAGATATTTTTGCATCCAAATTTTTAATTCCTGAAGAAGGGATTCTTGCTTTGGTTCCAGATACAGAACTAAAAAAAGCTAAAGTGACTTTAGCAACAATACTCAAAATTGAGCAGTATTTTTCCTGTTCACGAAGGGCCCTACTAAATCGTCTATTCGAACTCAAATTGATAGATAAAATTCAAAAAGAGGAGTATAAGGATAATGTCAGAGCAAGTGCCATGAACCATGGGTACTCTCTTAAGCTTTATGAAAAAAATGAGGTGAGTGAAGTAATTGGCGATTACGGAAATGTCGCTAGAAAATTATTTGAACAGGATAAAATTTCTGAAACGCACTATTACGGACTTTTAGAAGATATAGGATTGGATTTTTCAACCTTGAGAAACGATGGGGACGAAAAAGAATGACAAAATTATCTTGATTGACGCGGACGTCCTTTCCCACTTTATTTCAGGTGGGCAAATTACCTTGATCCACAAAATATTTCCATATCCGATAAAGATTCTGAACAAGGTGTATGTAGAAATCTCCCGTATGCCGGGAAGGAAAAGGGAAGTAGACAATCTGTTAAACTTCAAATTGATTGAGCAAATCCCATTTCCGGAGGATAATCCCGAAATCCGAAAAGAATACCATTACATCAAGAAGAAGCTGTTTAAAGGTGATGGAGAATCCGCCTGTCTCGCAGTAGTCAGGTATTCCAAAGATATCCTAGCCAGTAGCAATCTTAAAGACACAGCTCATTATTGTAACCTCCACAACATCAGCTACCTGACCACCATGGATTTTCTCTGCCAGGCAGTCACGAATGGACAACTCTTCGAGTCAGATTGTGATGAATTTATCCAACGAGTATTAAAAGCTGGTAGCAGACTTCCTGTAAAGAAATGGGGGGAGTATGGATGTCGGGAACTAGACCTATAATAATGCTAAACTGGCAAGAAATAAAAACCGAAAATCCTGAAATTGACCAAATTGTAATCCTGTCAAGCGAAAAAGTTACGGATTTTAAAAAATGGACTTTGGCGCAGTTTCTTGAAAGTGATGATAAATCAAAGTTTATTTATTTTATTCATTCGGAAGAAACGAGAGAGTCTAGTTCCTACTTGTATTGGACTCCATTTTTAATAAAGGATTTAGGAATACCTTTAGATTATCAAGAGGAAGAATTGCCAAGATATCTTTATGCCTTTAAAGAAATTTTGCGAAGCTATGAACAAAGATTTATGTTGATGTTTCGGATTACTCAGATTTCAGGAGAAGGGCTTTATCATTTGGATTTTTATTTAAATGGCACCTATTCCAGAGCACTCTCTCTAATTGAAGGATTTATCGTTCTTTTGGAATCCAAGAATTATATGGCAGCATCTCACCTTGTGAGGCCTTACCTGGATAATTTCCTCAGATTATTTGCAGCATGGCTCGTAGAAAACCCACATGATTTTGCCAATGAAGTAATGAAAGGGAAGAAAGTGGAGGAATTCTTTGATAAAGAAAATGCAAAACAAAAGCTTAGGGATTGGTATTTGAGAGACAGGGCTTCGGAGGAATATCCTTGGATAAAAGATGTTTACAATACGACCTCCGGATACATACACTTTAGCAGAAAACATATTTTTAATCCAATTGTAGAAGTGAATATAAATGATTTCACTATCGGAAGTTACCTTTCAAAATATGACTCAAAAACAGTTACTGACTTAAATCGAATTGAGGCTGTATTAGTGATGATTGAAATTTCAAATTGCATTTTGGAGTATGCGTACGGTTGGGCAAGGACAAAGTCAAAAAAAATTTAAGCAGAGGAAACTAGTTTTTTTTCAAGAACTTCCTGAGAATATAAAATATCTCCAAAGTGTTTAAGCTGAGCTTTTTCTAAATCAAATTTATATTTTTTTTGCCAACTGTTGATTAGTTTATAAAGCCTTGAAGATATTTTTAAATTATATTTTTCAGAGTAGTAAATTGAATTTACAATACACAAATCCTTTTTCAAATTTTCTCTAAAAACATAATCAATCTCTCTGGTTTTCAAAAATTTAAGAAAGTCTTCTGAATAATAAAACTTTTTATCGTTTATTGAATAGATAATTGATGAAAAATTAAAAAAAACACTTTTAGGTAAGTATGAAAATAGTTTCCAATCAATTCTCTTCTCTACATTTAATGCCCATGTGTTTTCAACAACCCATAAATCAAACTTTTTAGAGCCAAGGTTAAATTTATATCCCCCAAAAGAATTAACACTATATGTATTTTCCTTTAGAATCTTAGAAATATCCACAGAGTTTCCTACAACTAAATCGACATCCCTAATGAGATAATTATGAAGAAAATAGTTTCTTATTATGCCGCTAAACAAATAAACATTTGTTTCAAGGGTGAGGCTTTTGATAAAATCAAAAGCCTCACCCTCTAAAGCATCTTCAAGATAACGATAGAACTTTAAAGCCTTAGAGTCTACCTCTTCGGATATTTTGCTATATCTTCTGACCACTGATTCTTTGATATTGATCTAATGCAAATTGATCTGTCATTCCTGAAATAAAATCAACTATAATTTGTAGTTTATTATATGTGGAAAATTCTTCAAAATTTTCAATTGATGTATCAATTTTCATAGACCTTATCAACCCTCCAGAAATCATTCCTTTAGCTCTTCTAACGTAATGTTTGTCCTTTTTAAATACAAAATCAATATAGTGGTCGAGAAGTCCTGAAATTGCTGAATGGCCAGTGACTTCCAATTGATAAATTTCTCTTTTTGGAAAAATATGATCATCACATATTTTTTTTAGACTCTGAGATAATAAATTGTCTTTAAGTAATTCGCTATGATAGTTTCCATTACTTATTTCGTCTAGATTTTTTAAAAACTCATTTAAAGCTGCTTCTACCAAATTTGCTATTATCCCAATTCTTAGCCTTACCATTTTAGTAATCTCTGCTCCTTCACCTTTAATTTTATCAAGTGATTTTAATAATCTTGCTAAACTTGGAACATCTTTAATGTATTCTTTAATTTCTGAATAGCTGTACCAATCTTTATTAAATCCGTCCTCAACATCCATTATTCTGTAACAAATTGTATCTGCTGCTTCCATAAGAAATGCTAATGGATGTCTGAAATAAACTCCTTCCTTTTCTAGCCCGCAATTCTCAACAATCATCTTGAAATAAGGTATTTCAGATTGAAACACTCCTCTCTTACTTGTTGATATTTTCGTGTCATCGGGAATTTCAAAATTCGG encodes:
- a CDS encoding helix-turn-helix domain-containing protein, whose translation is MNQDQIIGKNLQALRKKLGFTQDQVAAYLQINREEVSYYENGSRTASTKILSHLANLYGVDEYDFYEEDLDLANVNLALAFRAENIKSTDLEQIAKFKKIVRNYLSMKSLLEHEPTHS
- the dgt gene encoding dGTP triphosphohydrolase, whose translation is MSEMKEKWDKFLCSERIKKSSRKKGKDPRNEFESDTGRITFSPAIRRMHDKTQVFPLTTDDNIHSRLTHSLEVSEIGYSLGLRLCSKKNFLRIIGKSRYQALRSIPVILRNACLVHDIGNPPFGHFGERVIATYFKDLFNDKSWEDKISKEEREDFTNFDGNSQGFRVLTKLQTLNEKAGLNLTFGTLGAFLKYPNFEIPDDTKISTSKRGVFQSEIPYFKMIVENCGLEKEGVYFRHPLAFLMEAADTICYRIMDVEDGFNKDWYSYSEIKEYIKDVPSLARLLKSLDKIKGEGAEITKMVRLRIGIIANLVEAALNEFLKNLDEISNGNYHSELLKDNLLSQSLKKICDDHIFPKREIYQLEVTGHSAISGLLDHYIDFVFKKDKHYVRRAKGMISGGLIRSMKIDTSIENFEEFSTYNKLQIIVDFISGMTDQFALDQYQRISGQKI
- a CDS encoding ImmA/IrrE family metallo-endopeptidase, whose product is MNQLILEKYASNFRAQLGYSNTESIHLKSLLHKLGVLAVFRPLDMALSGIAIKSGDSNHFMLINTARTLGHQHFTICHELYHLFIQEGFDYQVCQVGLFDKKDKEEYNADIFASKFLIPEEGILALVPDTELKKAKVTLATILKIEQYFSCSRRALLNRLFELKLIDKIQKEEYKDNVRASAMNHGYSLKLYEKNEVSEVIGDYGNVARKLFEQDKISETHYYGLLEDIGLDFSTLRNDGDEKE